One Dermacentor silvarum isolate Dsil-2018 unplaced genomic scaffold, BIME_Dsil_1.4 Seq621, whole genome shotgun sequence genomic window, GTGGTAAGTGAGTGTAGCCGACGCTTTGCGCTCTCACACTCAGCATCGGTGCGGTAGCCGATGATGGAGTCGTCGGCATTAGCCTCGTGAATATCGTGAACGTCTTGGACGGCGTCGTGCGTGTTGTACGCCTCGGCATCCTTGTTGGAGTAGAATAGCCGGACGGCGTGAGGACAGCGGGAGTTTGCGTCCTGTTTGGAAACGAAGCGGGCCTGAAACATGTCGATTTCTTCCTTCTCGAGTGCATGACCATCACCGATCTTTGAGAGTGCGGCGGAGAATATGGCGTCGCTCTGCCGGACGACTTGCACAAGCGGGAAGTAGGAGAGGTGATGCCAAGTGACGTGGGTGTTGAAGATGTTGTTGCGTGTTTTGCTGCGTTTGTACACCTCGCTGGAGCGTACAGGGGGCAGCTGGCGCAAGTCACCGCACATTATGAAGTCCAAACCGCCGAAAGGGTCGTTGTAGTTGCCAGTGATCTGTCGCAGGCGGTCGTCGACACGTGCGAGAGTGTTGCTGCTCATCATGCTGCATTCGTCCACAATGACGCACTTGACGTTTGTGAACGCAGTACGGAAGGAGTTGAGGTCTCCGTCGCGCAAGCCCCCGTCGGCACGCATACTGAGCTTGAAGGCGGCGTGTACAGTGAGCCCACCGATGGCGACCGCTGCCTTGCCTGTTGTGGCGCACGCGACGTACGCGTTGTGCGTGCAAGTGGAGGCGGTGTTAGTGTAGCGGTTGTAGGCATCCATAATTAGGCGTAGAACGAAGGTCTTGCCGCAACCGGCAACACCAGTCAAGAAGATTCTTAGTGGGTCAGAAGTCGGTGTGGTTAGGCGGTGGATCACCTCGCGAACAACTTCTAACTGTTCCTTGTTGGCGAGACGCATCATTTCCCTGTAGGCGTCCCCGGTCATGACATCCTGACGCGTGCAGACGGCGGCGCAACGACCTTTTGGCGCTACGGAGTTAGCATCAGGTGGTCCGAGCAAATCTTCGTCGTCGTTTTGGTCGACCAAAGGAACGTGGTGTGGGTCAGTGGCAGTGTGTAGTTCGCTACTACGGGCGTCGTCGGTGCACATTTGGAGGCATATGTGGCGCAGCTGGTGAATGTCGAACTTACTGTCGTACTCAGATCTTTTGAGCAGCAAGGCGTCCATGTTCTCAGCGTACATGTGCTCAAAAGCATTGCCATCCAAAATGTCTACTTCCCGGCGGAAAGGAAGGAACAGTGTGACTGCTTCCCGCATGTAGTTGAGTGATTCGTCGATGGAGTAGCAGCGGTAACGAATGACGGCTGGGTCGCGGCGCTTTTGGTAGGTGTGCAAGTTGTAATGCGCCACAAAGTCTGCCAAGCACACGTCTTGCAAAATGTCTGGGCGGTCTTCATATCTGCGCAACACCCCAAATTTCCATACATCCGTTGACGCGGCGTCGAGACCGGCTGCTTCCATCTGCGCGCGCGTTTTGCGAACGCGCGTGCGCTCTTCCGGTAGGCATGTGGCAATGTAGGTGATTCGTCTACTGGACTCGGACATCTCCTGTCGGAGGAGTGTCCACGCAGCTTCCTGAGCACTCATCTCAACAGCCTTGAGCATCTTAACGCCGAGTAACCGAAGAGCCTGGCCATAAGGAATGTTTGGAGTGTCTGCCAAAATGTCCGACACGGCTTTGTGCAGGTTTGAAACCCCGCGATTGGACTTATTTACGTATTCCACTACATAAGCAGCACACGAGTAGGCGTCAAGGATGATCTGAAGGTCCATGTTTGAGTCGAGCATGGAGGCGACCCACGGATTGAATACGTTGATCCACTTTTGCTGCACTGTTCGCTGTATAAACAAGGTCGGGCGCGTCACGCCAGCGCGGAGCACGGAGACGTATTTTTCCTCGGTAGTGACTGCATGGTGCTCGAGGAATTGGCCGATGCTGTCGTAGTGCGTGCTTTCAAGAGCGGCGTGCATCTGCAAGAAGCGTTCCTTGAGTGCGACGCGCCGCGTGGCTTCGGCATCGTCTTGTGTGGGCGGATAGGGAAGTAGCACCATGGTGTTGTCAGTGGGCCAGAAAGGAGCGCCAAAACGGCAACGAGAGTTTCCGCGCTTGTagcaggtgtgtgtgtgttggtgcaCTTGAGTGCGCAGGCGTGGCAACACAGAGGTATCGAGGGACACGAGGTGCGTTGCGAGGCGGATCGTTTCTGGCATGTCGGAGGAGACGGTTTCGCACGGTGCGTTGTCCAACCAAAGTAAGATGTGAGCGTGCGGACTACCTCGGTGCTGGAATTCAATGCGCTTGAAGTAGTCCACGACGCGGTAAGGTTTGAAAGGCGAGTGAGTGCGGCTACACAGGACATTTAGAATGACGCTCACGAGCTTGTTAAAGTAAATGGCGCACACCACGGGGTCACTGTTGACGAGCTGAGCACGGTATATGGATGTCATTTCCGACACGTGCACTTCTAAGGTGGGATCTTGCTGGCGCAACCGCTCAAGCAGAGCGAGTAATCGAGGCCAATGCATCTCTGAGGCTGACAGGGTGAGGAACGCAGTCGGCTTGCCAAGCTGGCGTATCATAGCGAAGACATCTTTCTTTCGCTGCTGCCAGTAGTGGACCGTGTTGGGAACGCCCTTCATAAAGGCCATGTCTTGGTCAATGGTATCCTGTATGAAGTgttcgtcttcaagcatttggcgTGTAATTTTGTCGGTGTCGTCGTTGACGCGAAATGTGACGGCCAGGCCGCGACTGACTCTAAATCGGAGCACTTTCATTGCCATGAACAGGATGTGGTGAGGCGAAACACCGCGACGGTCTTTGCGACGTATCTCACTGGTGGCATATGTAAAGGGCGTGGGATGAGCTTCTGCCTTTACGCGCCGGGGCTCCCCAAGGTATATCTGAGGGAAGGACAACTCTTCTGCTCTTTCATCGTACAGTATGCTCAGTGGTTGTCTGTGTTCACCAGGAGCTATGGCCAGGTAGCGCTCTTCGTCCCACACCACGGACTGTTCGAATGCGTTAAGCGCCACGCATGCATCCACTGGATTGTGCACGTCGGGACACTGGGGTATAGTTTCGACGGAATCTTCGAGCagttgaaatgcgtcgtcgtcggGAAGAGCGTCTAAAGAGGAGGCGTCAAGAGTAATAGCAAAGTACCTGTACAACGTACTCCGACACAAGACGTCAAGCCAAGGTTTCAAGTGAGATTTTTTCACCACGCCAGAGAGGTATGATGTCTTGTTGAGAATCCTGCGTTTAATGTGGACATTGATGGCATGGTCTTCGTGAATGTTTCGCGGCAACGATTTAACCATGGTGTCCACTTCAACAGGTACGTTAACGACGGGCCCCACAATGCCATACTGTCCTCCGCCGTTCATGAGGCGACGAATTTGCATGAATGGTAGACGGGGTGCAATCAAACGCTCACTCACCAAGTTCAGTGGAGGTAGCCCAGCGGGAATGACCGGGTAAACGTAACCGTTACTTCGAGAGAGGGCCGGTATGGTACTCCTTTGCAGTGCGCCGCGGCATGTTGAGCACAACACAAAGGAATGCACGTCTTCGTCTGGAAACTCGGCTGCGAGCAGGGGCACGTGATGAACTCGGACAGGCGAGAGGTCAGCTTTAAACCAAAGCCGATCGCAAACATCACACGCATATCCGAATGGATTATTGAAGAACTGTCTTTCGAAATGCGCGGTAGCCGCCGCCAAATGTGTCTGTGGGCAGGAGGTGGTCACTTGTGGCAAGCGACGCTGTCGCCTAGTGTCGGCTTCGTGTTCTCTCACCGCTGCATcgtcacggcgggcacgatgcgagGCCGCTTCCTGCTGCCGTACTGCAGggtcttgccggcgttgtcgGTTCGAGTCGGCTTCgtgttcccgcactgcggcatcctcacggcgggcacgatgcgcgtccgcttcgtgttccagaactgcagggtcttgtcggcgttgccgcctcgcgtcggcttcacgttcccgcactgcgacatcctcacggcgggcacgatgcgcatccgcttcgtgttccagaactgcagggtcttgtcggtattgccgcctcgcgtcggcctcacgttccctcactgcggcatcctcacggcgggcacgatgcgcgtccgcttcgtgttccagaactgcagggtcttgtcggcgttgccgcttcgcgtcggcttcacgttcccgcactgcgacatcctcacggcgggcacgatgcgcatccgcttcgtgttccagaactgcagggtcttgtcggcgttgccgtctcgcgtcggcctcacgttccctcactgcggcatcctcacggcgggctcgatgcgcatccgcttcgtgttccagaactgcagggtcttgtcggcgttgccgcctcgcgtcggcctcacgttccctcactgcggcatcctcacggcgggcacgatgcgcgtccgcttcgtgttccagaactgcagggtcttgtcggcgttgccgcttcgcgtcggcctcacgttcctcactgcggcatcctcacggcgggcacgatgcgcatccgcttcgtgttccagaactgcagggtcttgtcggcgttgccgcctcgcgtcggcctcacgttcccgcactgcggcatcctcacggcgagcacgatgcgcatccgcttcgtgttccagaactgctcggtcttgtcggcgttgccgcctcgcgtcggcttcacgttcccgcactgcggcatcctcacggcgggcacgatgcgcgtccgcttcgtgctCCCGAACTGCATGGTCCTGCCGACGTTGTCGCCTCGCCTCGGCCTCATGTTCCCGCAGGGTCGCGTCTTGGCGCCTCCGGCGCTGAGCTGCAGCGTGCGCCGCACGCGCAGCAGCACGTTGTTCCTGCGTCTGGGCACGTACGCGAGCCCGCCTTGCTTCAGCGCGAGAAGAGTTCCGTTGGAGCTGTTCGGCCGCTGTTCTGACGATACGCGGAGGCATGATAGTGCGAAGCAGCACGTGAAGGACGCGCTGCTACGCTGCAGAAACACCGGCCACCCGGCAGCTAGCGATGGGGCTAGTACGAGTGGAGAAACGCTGGCGCAGGCGGGCAGGGTCTGCATAGAGGACCTTCACTCCGCGCCGGTGACGAGCATGCGGTGGCGCTGCAacgaaatgcagcagcaccagcaacgcacagaactgttgtcgacgccgtcggcattttgcccgcgttcgcactgaacgcgcgcggcgttttatataaatacgcatttagtgcggcagctaaacgtcgcctcccctctctctctctccctcccgtccccccacagccttttgcactacggaaaaagtcgcgtttgctctctatatatggaaaggaggaaagagacgcttaattctgcagcctttcagggagcacggcgcagaacgcacgtttgctcttcgacgtgcgttcgctccctgtgaaatcgcgcgtccctcgcgccctttcacgcgcatatacagcgtccggagcgcggcgacgatttcatcgtcgttgacgtcatacggaacctcacggcgacggcgacggcgacggcgacgccgacggcgacggcgacgccgacggcagaaatctgctttggagtgtccatataattgctatcgcaataaaaagcactcAGTCTTCCAATCCGAACTAGCACGGAGGGGCTGTTAGCATTAGGAATTCACAACGCGCTGGATGAAATTATAGGGGCTCTACGCACGGCGCAGATCACTCGCCTGTCGGTCACCCGGGCGGGTCGGGAAATATTGGCGCGTGCCGGAATTCCTACAATACTACAGGAGGAGCGGATGACCTCTCTTGACTCAGCCATTGGACAGCTACTCGTGATTAAACCTATTCCTAGGAATATGCACCCTCAATTTAACATCGCACATCGCAAGGCGTAGGGCCAAGAAAATGTTGTAGCAGGTACAATCAAACTCGGGATCGTTGACATTCAAGGACGCGACTCGCATGGATAGGAATTGTTATGTGGCCGTTGCGGTCTCCGAGCAAGGTACATTAATGTCGGCATGCTCTGTCGAGGCACCTTTCCCGGCAATAGCTGAGCAAGTATCCATCGCACAAGGGTTTTCGGACTCCACCCGTTATCATATCTATTCTGATTCACGTTCGGTGGTTAGAACATTTGCCTCTGGCAGGGTGCCCTCGCTTGTTGCTAGGATTCTCAGAGGTAGGACCGCCACTCCACACGAGATTatttggttcccggcccatatgggctCCACGATCGGCGGCATCACCAACTCCAACGAGTTGGCCCACCCCGGGCACGAGGACTTGTTTTCCGCGCGGGGATTCACGGCCCTGGGTTGTTGGACCACTCCGCCCCGCCCGGGGCCAAGCCTCTGGATGGGGATTCGGCTGATCGAGGGTCACGGAACAATCTAGCTATATTCAACGAAGTCACTTCGCATTATTTCTTGGGTCGGAGGGTCTTTCCTCCACCCCATTCGCATCTCACCAGGGGACAAGAAATTACGCTCAGACTGCTACAGACAGGGGTATACCCCTGTTCAGCTAGCGTTTCGGTATATGTGAAATATATCCTGACTGCCCGGACTGTGGGTGTGTGTGTACATTTGAACACATAATATGGGAGCTGCCCCCACATACCCAACGAACTCAAGGCGAAAATCATCTTAAGACAAAGCTTTTATTCCGCCATCCAAAGCACGGATCGTCACCGTCAGCGTCGGGCAATCCAAGGGGCCCACGATGCCGCGGGCAGGTACTCCCtgcctgtcccaacgtgggagcgacCTGCAGGGGGGTCAGGAAAAACCCGGGTCTCCTCCCTCGATCTTCAATAAGGTATTTATCTATCTGCTAGAGGAcacgctcatgccactgctcacgcgttcattgtcgtcgtcgctttcttccacagctggtttcattgccgctcatcattccagcatagagtttcatttctcttctgtcgtcgtaatggggaggccgtgtttacgggggtatgagccattgcttaagggggcatcAGCCACTCCTTGTCATACGTAACAGAGAGCTTTAATATTGaatcaatttaatttcgaagaatcacaagcggcaatggcgggcgaatgctgcgaACCACACCGCCGAGCCTAACTCGAGATAtagaacgcaagcgacaatggagGGCCGCGAGCACACCGTGAAtaacgtcgttctctccatcgcatccgaacgtgtgtgtaacctcataattgagaaatactttaatgaacccccgGGATTAACCCAACGATGAACACCGGGGCCACACTtttcagtttcgctggttaacGATGTTGCCAGAGTGGAAGAGCCGACGTATGACACTGGATCACACTGGGGACACTGACAATTGCCAGCAGTCACTGGGACAAAAGCTGGCTGCTTGAAAAGAGCGGTATCACACTGAGTGGGCAGCTAGTTTCACTTCAGGCGAGCAGTGGTGCACTGGCATGTGCTGTAAACGCGCTGGATCTCGCTGCCCTTCGCAGGTACGTACTGGAAACTGTGCTGGTTCAGTTGGGACACACTGGTTCCCCTACCTAAGGAGCAGGCACTGTTAAATATCATCACTATCATCatgagccaatatttatgtccactacagaacgaaggcctcttcctgcgatctcctattacccatgtcttgtggtagctcattccaacttgcgcatgcaaattttctaacttcatcaccccacccagtttgctgccgtcctcgactgcacttctctcCTTTTAGTACCTATTCTATAACtttaatggttcaccggttatctatcctacgcattacagggcctgtccagctacattttttctcttactgtacataagaatatcggatatcccaaTTTGTTGTGTGACCCagactgctctcttcctgtctcctaaagtacggcctaacatttttttcgtttcatcgctctttgtgcggttcttaacttgttcttgagcttctttcttaaccgccaagtttctgccccatattttagcactggtagaatgcaatgattgtacgtttttcttttcaacgacagtggtaagctaccattcaggatttagcaatgcctgccatatgcacaaTACTTgccatatgcactgcaacccaattttattcttctgtaaattttcttctcatgatcagggtcccctgagaGTTATTGACtttgataaacgtactcctttacagactctagaggctgactggcgatccgaaattcttgtttccttgccagggtCTTGAACGTTATCTATGTCTTCTGCCTAATAATATCCAAcccgactcttacactttctcggttaccatcctgaatcatttgttgtatttcatccccattgttggtgaataggacaatgtcatatctaaaccgaaggttgctgagatattcgccgttgatcctcactcgtaagccttacgagtataagagcttgaatacttctactaAGCAAGCGGTGAATAGCACAGGTGAGATTATGTCTTCTTgtatgacccctttcttgataggtaactttctactttccttgtggtGAACTAGTGTAGCTGTGGCATTTCCGTAGATACttctcaagatattcacgtacgcctcctgtactcttgATTACGCAATCAA contains:
- the LOC119435325 gene encoding uncharacterized protein LOC119435325; protein product: MNGGGQYGIVGPVVNVPVEVDTMVKSLPRNIHEDHAINVHIKRRILNKTSYLSGVVKKSHLKPWLDVLCRSTLYRYFAITLDASSLDALPDDDAFQLLEDSVETIPQCPDVHNPVDACVALNAFEQSVVWDEERYLAIAPGEHRQPLSILYDERAEELSFPQIYLGEPRRVKAEAHPTPFTYATSEIRRKDRRGVSPHHILFMAMKVLRFRVSRGLAVTFRVNDDTDKITRQMLEDEHFIQDTIDQDMAFMKGVPNTVHYWQQRKKDVFAMIRQLGKPTAFLTLSASEMHWPRLLALLERLRQQDPTLEVHVSEMTSIYRAQLVNSDPVVCAIYFNKLVSVILNVLCSRTHSPFKPYRVVDYFKRIEFQHRGSPHAHILLWLDNAPCETVSSDMPETIRLATHLVSLDTSVLPRLRTQVHQHTHTCYKRGNSRCRFGAPFWPTDNTMVLLPYPPTQDDAEATRRVALKERFLQMHAALESTHYDSIGQFLEHHAVTTEEKYVSVLRAGVTRPTLFIQRTVQQKWINVFNPWVASMLDSNMDLQIILDAYSCAAYVVEYVNKSNRGVSNLHKAVSDILADTPNIPYGQALRLLGVKMLKAVEMSAQEAAWTLLRQEMSESSRRITYIATCLPEERTRVRKTRAQMEAAGLDAASTDVWKFGVLRRYEDRPDILQDVCLADFVAHYNLHTYQKRRDPAVIRYRCYSIDESLNYMREAVTLFLPFRREVDILDGNAFEHMYAENMDALLLKRSEYDSKFDIHQLRHICLQMCTDDARSSELHTATDPHHVPLVDQNDDEDLLGPPDANSVAPKGRCAAVCTRQDVMTGDAYREMMRLANKEQLEVVREVIHRLTTPTSDPLRIFLTGVAGCGKTFVLRLIMDAYNRYTNTASTCTHNAYVACATTGKAAVAIGGLTVHAAFKLSMRADGGLRDGDLNSFRTAFTNVKCVIVDECSMMSSNTLARVDDRLRQITGNYNDPFGGLDFIMCGDLRQLPPVRSSEVYKRSKTRNNIFNTHVTWHHLSYFPLVQVVRQSDAIFSAALSKIGDGHALEKEEIDMFQARFVSKQDANSRCPHAVRLFYSNKDAEAYNTHDAVQDVHDIHEANADDSIIGYRTDAECESAKRRLHSLTTAEVGNLPRKLVLCLGKPYMLTLNIDVSDGLVNGAAGHLNHVQFDEMGHAKRVWLHFHCRATGNIARLKANPIRQVAGSVVPVDSVPIELRTATVTLDRRTGVSCRRKQFPVMQASAVTIHKSQGGTYSEVVYDYHKRHPQKLVYVALSRATTLHGLYLTNAEDDFTFYHCRENPDRALSDEFRRLQNHKLNTIAAECFAVLHSPHRLAICNINVRSLPAHAFDVSHDHVVREVPVLCLSETWTDSAVELPGYKCVTLAKRHERRAAGVAVYEHFGGTTLSPRNVPYQLNTLPQMSCGDACAIQTSQGFIVAACYLSPGTSRSDVTDFFLRNFRAVCLENAPVIITGDFNVNVLRRENEWLLAFLDAELGLRLLSDVTQPTTRNNTCLDLVFGKGIPSRVHCVTFPTYFSDHKPVLVVVE